aaaaaaaaaaatatatatatatatatatatattttatttatatatatatacacacacacacacatatacacactttgTAAAATgcttgatttaattttaaaatatgagggtAGAGATGGAATACTGGGTTATCAGCAGCCACAGGGAACAAGGAGGCTGATGAACTGATAGTCCATGATCCGGCCTGCCTATGGTGGGGGTGAGTGTGGTACTATCCTTTAGCCAATTGCATTAGGCTTAACTAGTTTTTATAAGATTTCCAAATGCCATCAATTTATATGGAATTTATACTCTAAAGCAGTAGCActgattttgagaaagaaaaggtaaTTTCTACTTAATacaataaatgagaaataattgaagaaataatttctttggaAAAGAATGCTTCTTTATTGATGGTTTTATTTATCAGCAAGGATCATGACTCAGTAGCCAGTGGAAGGAATCAGAACACTTTGGGAACATGCTGCTAAAAACCCGTCAGCTCATcgtccttgtttttgtcagcctgGTATCCAGTAAGTACCAAGTCCTCATTTTGTCCGGGAAGACTTTTGAATACTTTCAAGTGCATATAATGATTATCACCTGCTCGTACctgaaaagtattaaaaaaaagagaaagcaaaaggagATTTATTCAAATGGGTCTACATCAAGTGAGAGAGCTACAGATCTATAAAGACTTCTGTCCAAAAAGCTGCTGAGGAATAGCATTGCTAGACCTAGTCCACCCATTCTTAGACTCTTTGTATTCATAAATCCACCACCTTATTTTAGGAGAGAAAGAGTAGAgtaggctgggcgccgtggctcccacctgtaatcctagtactttgggaggctgaggcaggtggatcacgaggtcaggagttcgagaccagcctggccagcatggtgaaaccccgtctctactaaaaatacaaaaaattagccaggcatggtggtgcatgcctgtaatcccagctactcgggagactgaggcaggaaaatcacttgaacccaggaggagaaggttgcagtgagccgagattgcgctgctgcactccagcctgagtgatacagcaagactctgcctaaaaaaaaaaaaaaaaaaaaaaattgtagactaATGGCATGGCAAGAGGCATAAGTCCTaggtttattttgttattttttttagtataatcTGGGCATAAAGgacagcattttattttcaaagatgcATGGAGCAAGAAAACCAGTGACAGCCTATATTTTTGGTGATGCTGTTTTCTGACTCCCAACTTGGGACACTTTATTTGCCATACAGTCTgataagggaaaagaaaatcagaattgcCCTAGAAAATTTGGGATGCAGGGTTCATATACCTATATCAGAACCTACTTTATAAACGCCCACTGGTAAGATTGAGCAGAGCCCAGGGGGCAGACACCCTCCCTTCTAGAGTGAAGGggtcgggcactgtggctcacgcctataattccagcactttgggaggccgaggcgggtggatcacctgaggtcaggagtttgagacaaacctggccaacatggtgaaaactaaaaatacaaaattagctgggcatggtggtgcacacctgtaatcccagctacctgggaggctgaagcaggagaatcgcttgaatctgggagatggaggtcgcagagagccgagattgtgccactgcactccagcctgagcgacagagtgaaactctgtctcaaaaaagaaaaaaaaaaaagctaaggggTTTTGCTAGGAAGTCATTGGTATGAAGGTTGAAGCAGAAGCAGTAGTTTGGACATGAATCTGAGACCTGGAAAATTATGGTAAGAATTTTTACTTTGGTTCTTGCTTGAGACAATAAATGTTttgtcttataaaaatatttattgtgcttcTGATGTCACTTCCTATCCTAATTTTAACAAATGCCATATATCAAATGTTTACTGTTAGCCAGACACTAtgatgaacattttatataaatgattatATTAACTTATATTATAGGCCTGAAGAAAGGTGGAGCAATGaaattttacagatgtggaagcaGAGTAagagagattaagtgattttCCATAAATTTCTCAGCTAATAAGTGGCACAGCCAatattcaaacccagatctgttAGGCTCTAGCATCTACATTCTTTTCACTCTACAATGTAACCTCTTTGGAGGGTACTGATGGGGGAATGaggcctcgctctgttgcctgggctgcagtgcagtggtgcgatctcagctcactgcaatgtcaaactccttggctcaagtgatccttctacctcatcttcccaagtagctaggactactgatgtgcatcaccatgcctaggtaattaaaacattttctttgtagagataaggtctggctatgttgcccaggctgatctcaaactcctggcttcaagctatactcccgccttggtctcccatagtgttgggattacagacgtgagccaccacaccaggccagtgTAACCTTTTAAAAGCTCTTATTTTGTGCTTTATATTAGAGGCAGCACAGCCAGCAGTTAAGCTCAGTCTATCTGGGCTCAAATCCTGACTCAGATCTTATAGTTGTATGACCTTTTTAGTCTCTTCACCACCCTGGAGCTCAATTTTTTCATTGGTAACCCAAGAGAAGTGATTGTACTTATCTCATagatttgttgtgaggattaaatgagataatacaagCCCTGTTCTTAGACTAGTGCATGGTGAattgtaagtgctcaataaatttccAGCTTATATATTCCTCACAACACCCTGCGAAGCAGATTATTACCCTCATTGTGCAGATAAGGgaatgaaggctcagagaggaggaggagcttCAAGGGTTCAAACCCAGGACACTCTGACACCTAAGCCTGTGGTCCTTCCATTGTACCACCTGCCTCTTGATAGGTACCTGAAATACATAGAGAAGGTCTCGTCACTGGCAAGACCTTAAATCTAGAGTGGCTCAGAGCAAAGGGATCAACAGCCAGACTACCAGGAAGTAAAAGGGAACTAGGATCAGTGGCTGAGATCCAATAGGAAAAATTCgatagcagaaggaagaaaagatgagagagacagagagagaaagagacagagacagagagaaggagagagagagagagagactgattaAGAGAGGGCAAAAGGGTGGTCAAGAGAAGAAATTTTCAAGATAATTATCTGATGAACTGTTGAAGAGACATGTGAGCTGGTAATATGCAGTAATATGTGAAATGTAATATGTGGTAACATGTGAAATGTATGCATTTGAATTAatcataaattattaaaataaatattctaatgtTGATGGAATGCTTCCTATCTTTGCACATAATCATTTTTAACTGGAAAACGTTCTTTTCCAGCCATGAAGAAATCAGATTGAAAATGGAGGAAATGGTGCCATTGTGTTCTGAGGATACAGCAGGGTCCTCTGTGACATGTGTCTCCCCGTGACCTGGTCAAAGCTCCCTGTGACATGTGACCTGGTCTTTCCTAGGAGCTCACATGTGGCAGAACAGGGCTGATCCATATACATAGCTCGGTACTGAAACTTTCCTGTGCTAAGCTGACTAGCTCCACttacttatgtttattttttgctgaaaacgtcttttaaaatgtttatattttaattgaattgtttgttaaAGAGAAATAAGCCACACTGTGCCCTGGTCGAATGGTTAAGTAAAGATTAAGTAAACAtactttaatatttgtttttatttttagaatcagAATTATCATCTTCTTAATACATAAGGACAAAAATGGCTCTTAAATATTCATGGTTGACTTGTTCAGTTGGTTTCATCTTGGTAACTTCAATTAGAACTGGATCAATGCATCGTGTAATTTTCTGACAGAGCTATATAATTaacttttaaactattttcacTACTCCACTGCTTTAAACTATACCTAGAGTGCCATAAGTTAAATCTACTAATTtgaattacaaaataatatttatattatattaatcaaaatgcttatttaaaggacaaaaaaggtttaaattattttcccagcTAATGATTTGAGTCGttactttaatttatttaatttagacATATAGAATCATACAGCTTTGAGGTGGAATCGGCTTCAAGATACCATGTGGTCCAGCCCCACGCCTTCAGGCAGATGAGacgtgatcctccctccttaccTAAGAAGCAGCACAGCCACAAATCCAGCATGCCCTGAACTGTTCTGAAATCTTTTTCTATACAATTTCCAGAAATCAAGAATCAATGTAATAAAGCTTTCtgaattcacaagaaaaaaaatggcatcaCATCATTTACCAAATTTGAGAGTCTACCACTTGGAAGGAATCATGCTAGGCATCTTAATTTAGGACAACTGTAAGGAAGCAATTATATGGTAGGGAAATCAGGgaacattttacataaaatgagaaatagatCTTTTGGCGCTAAAGTAGGTACTGAACTCTAACCTTAATGTAGTAATTTATTCCAGCAACGACTTGAGTTTTATACTCCACAGCTTCCAATTTTTCATAActctgatttgttttttcttcaagcTGTGGTTTaacctaaagaaaagaaaagaggaaacaaataatCAAAGCTATATTAGACTCCATCTATGTGACGTACACATCTGGGAACCTCATCCTCCTAAAAGTCTTCAAAGATGGTAATGAAATCTAtgagctatttttattatttcaatagaaaACACCTATTTTAATACAATTGCATAGGTTAAAACATCAAATTTTGTTGCTTTAGGCTGAATTCACATAAACTCAGTGTGGTAATGCAATATAGGAGCATTTTGACTGTTAAACTCTAAGAGTTATATATATCTTTGATTAACAAAAATCAGTAGAGCAATAATTACTACTtgattaaaacattattttaaaataatttcagacttaaaAGTTGTAAAATTAGTATAATGAATTCTCTTATATCATTTACAGTTCCCCTAATTTTGCCATTTTACATAACATAGTATAATcaccaaaatcaggaaattaacatggTATATCACTATTAAGTAGTCTCTAAACCTTATCAGAATTTTGCCAGTTATCCTGAAAATGTCTCTTTTCTGCTCCAGGATCTCATGCAGGATCctgcattgcatttagttgtcatttcTACTCAGTCTCGTACAATCTGGGTTCATTCCTTTGTTGTTCACAACCTTGATGTTTTTGAAGAATACTGGCCTGTTAAATggtagaatgtccctcagtttAGGTTTGTGTGATCTCCTCTTATGTTAGTATTACACATTTTTGTAAGGATAGCACAAAAGTGATGTTGTGCTTAAGTGCATCCTATCAGGAGCTACATTTcattactggtgatgttaattttgatcacttaggatgtctgccaggtttctccactgtaaagttaccatttttttccctttgtaattagtTAGTGTCTTGTGAGGAGTCTTGTTTCTCGCTGTACTTGCATTCATgaattttagcatccattgacgGTTCTTGCCCACAACAATGATTAATTGTGGTATTGGccaaatggtaatttaaaaaataatttcttgtacATTTATTATTTGCAATTCTACTGTAAGGAAGAGCTGTTCTCTTCTCTTCATGTAGTCAATTacttattttatgttaatatgactcatggatatttattttactctgtGGATTACAATTCATTACTCTTTATTTTGTTACTCAAATGTCCTAgatttggccattgggagctcctTCACCTGATGCCCGTGTCCTTTCAACACACCTCTATCATTTTATAAGCACTTCCTAACTTTCTGACTCTACACAAGTAGAGTCAGATGTTCCAGGTTTATCTTGAAGTTTCCTTGCCTCCTCGCTGGAATCAACTATTTCTCCAAGGAGTCCCCactccttttattggagaatggtatttaagACCCAAGATTTGGGTGCTGTGTCTCTTGTTACTAgatgtcattgcttctaggcccaCTCAATGGAAAGGGCTACAAAATAATATGTGTactcacacacatgtgcacacatctTTActcatttgtatgtgtgtgcatatacacacatttatgtgtgtgtcattttatatgtgtgtgtatgggtatgtgtgtgtatgtgcatgtgtgtatatatatgtgtgtatatatgtgtgtgtgtgtgtgtatatgtatatgtatatacacacacacacacatatatatattttttcctctgattaaaatcaaataccacggccgggcgtggtggctcatgcctgtaatcccagctctttgggaggccgaggtgggtggatcacttgaggtcaggagtttgagaccagcctgaccaacatgataaaatcccttctctactaaaaatacaaaaatgagccgggcacagtgttgggtgtctataattccagctactcaggaggctgaagcaggagaatcgcttgaacctgggaggcggaggttgcagtgagatgagatcacaccattgcactcctgcctgggcaacaagagtgaaactccgcctcaaaaaaaataaaataaaataaaataaaataaataaataaaattttaaaaatcaaataccacaggACTTATTTAGCTTTTCCCGTTTCCTTATTATAACTCCTTTCTCAAACGCTGAGGAAGAATCCTGGTTCTTATTATTTGCAATGTATTTGCCTATTTGTTCAGTTCTAGcgtatacataaaataatttcagaattgcTGACCTATACCCCTGTGGAAAACAATATACTAATTAGAGTGCAGTATTTGGGTATAATTCTAATAAAGACCCTGTGGTTGCATGGGcttacctggataatccaggataacctctCCATCTCAAGagccttaatttaatcacacctgcaaagtctcttttgctgtgTAAAGGAACCtagtcacaggttccagggattaggacatggacatctttggagggCCATCATTCTGTCTACCATGGAGGGATATGGGTTGGGTTTAAATGTCAGCATTCCCGAACCAAACATGAGAAGGGAGACAGAGTCCCaaatttaatatgtaaatgtttaCTGAACCCATCAGCTTTCTGTACAGTACTTCATTCCCACTCTCAGCTGGGCCTGATAGGCAAGAGTCTACTATGAGCTCTTGACTCAGTTCCTGCTAAGTGTAAAGCTCCTCTTCTGCCAGGGTGGAGGACAGTGAGGGAGAAGGAACTCGGGGAGGTCTCACTGTCCCTCATACAGATCAGTCCTCTTGCTTTTGGTCCCAGGCCTCACTCCTGGCTACGAGTTTTTGGTGGTGGTCATGCCTGCGCCTTTGTGACGTTCTGCAGGTAAATCTGCTTGCTTCTGGCTTAGACTTTCCCCTCTGTGGGCTTAGCTTCTGTTTAGACTGCTCAGCATTTTCCATTGTTCATCTGTTTTCCAACTTCCAAAATTTTATTGCTATTTCTGAGGTGGTACTTGCCTATCTCCTGTTGTCTTTATATCTATGGCTTTGTCCTTCAACCTCAATTCTTTTCTatcctttggaggaaaaaagataTAACTCTGTGTATTGAATATACCTTGTTTATTGAGAACTTGCCTTTATGCCCTTCATGAAAGCATTTCATGTCCATACAACTTCAATCAGGCCTCCAATGCATCTAGAATTTTCCCAAGGCAGTCCTTCGTCTTTCCCATCAGTGggcagttgttttttgttttttgtttttaaatttaagagacaggatctccccctcacccgggctggagtgcagtggcatgatcatagttcaccacagcctcgaactcctggactcaaacaatcctccctggGCAGATGTTTTGAATCCCTTACTACTGATGCCTCAGTTTGAGTACCAGAACTGTTTTCAAAGATGTAGACATATGCAAACTGTGAGCTGTCAGACCACTTCTGAAAGGCCAAACACTCCACTCAGTTCTCCTGTAACCTTGAGAATAGATGGGAAAAATGTGACTGCTCTGTTGAGATGGAAACGAAATTTCAAagtggagaaagggagaagacaaATAGTGAGAACAAACCAGAAGTGGGAAGAGCTAGGGGCAGGAGAGCGGAGAAAGGGTGCACGGAGAAGCAGAGTAAGGAAACGGGTTACTGTCTTAGGGTCCCTTTCCAAAGCCTTTCGAGATTCCAAAGGAGGGGTGGCCAGCATTGGACACCAGTCAAATTAGGAGCTGAGTTTGAAAGGGCTAATCTCTACACTAACTGCCAAAGTGTCCATTTAAAcctcattttatgaatgaggaatctgaggccaTGAGTTGAGCATGACTGcttaaagttgaaaaaatattaatcatagttattttaaagtccttGCCTGATAACTTATATATCTGATTTGTGTTCCTTCTGCTTTTCAGtcatgttttttttaaagcacatatcCTAAGCCAGCcagtctttcttctcttttcttttttcttttctcttcttttcttttctcttcttttcttttcttttcttttctcttttcttttcttttctttctttctttctttctttctctctctctttctttcttttctttcctttcttttccttccttcctccctccctctctccctcccttacttcattccttccttccttccctgcttccttccttccttcctcactccctctctttctctttctctttatttctttctctttctctctctctctccctttctttctttctttctttctttctttctttctttctttctttctttctttctttctttctttttctctttctttctttctttctttctttctttctttctttctctctctctctctctctctctctctctctctcatgcagtCTTGCagtctgctctgtcacctaggctggagtgtagtggcatgatcttgactcactacaacctctccctcctgggtttaagcagttctcctgcctcagcctcctgaatagctgggactacaggtgtctgccaccattcccagctaattttttatatttttggagagaccgaatttcatcatgtttgccaggctggtctcgaactcctggtctcaggtgatccactcgccttggcctcccaaagtgctgcaattacaggggtgagccaccatgcctggccccaagtaTTCATTTCTATCTGTCCTAGAAATATATCTAAATCTTTAACCTTTCCATCATATCTGTATAATCCACAAATGCAGAATTTTCCATGAGAGGGGGGATTTAAAAGATCTGGTTTGTTTCTTGAAGTGCTCTGGCACATGTCAGACTGTGGACCTTGATTTCTGGTTCACTCTACTTGTAAcctgcagcctccctccctcttcccagtAAAATAGATTTGCATGGTTTAATGTTAGATGACGACATGGACCTGAGTGATGAGATTTGAGCGGAGGAGCAGGGAAAGGGGCAGAGTAGGGGAGCTTGTCAGTGAAACCTTAAGTCTCAGAAGGTAGCCTGACACTGAAAGACTCCCCAGGATGGGCACTAGGAGGATGCAGGCCAGCTGGGAACGGTGGTAGGAGACTGGTGGTGAATGGACACATCTCCTGCTGAATGCAGTTGGCCTTCACCTTTCTCAGTCTGCCATGCGTGATGGTGACGGGAGCTGAAGGAATACAGAGGAGGTTTGTCACTTGGTCTCCAGCCAGGGCAGGAGGCTACCAGGGAGGAGCACCTGGTATGATGCATTTACCCCAGAGTTCTTCAAGCATTTCTCATTGTTACCGAGCATGAATCTTAGTGAGGTGTTTATTCTCTGAGATCTGAGGATTTTAGCCATGAGGCACCCGACACCCAGGACTTTCCCCTAATCTGTAGTCATTCTACAGAAACAATAGGACTGTGCCtaattttagagaaaatggaTAGAAAAATATTGGTGGCAAAGTTTATGAATTACATTTGGGGGAGTTTTACAGAGTAAGGAAGGAGAGTTTGAATAGTAACATGAAAGGACAATAGGGCCAGTAAGATGTGACTTGTGGACATTTGTTGTCTAAGTATGTtttgaaggaagaagaaagtatGGGACAAGGCATTGAGGATGCAAGAAATGAAGTCACCTGGCTAAGAGAGGAAGGGCTGGCTGAAGAGAGGAGAACAGAGTCTAGGGAGGAATGAGATCCAGCAAGAGATAGGGTCAGCTGGGGCGTTTTCTTACCAGAGGCCTGCAATCTCCTAAGACaggagtccccaacccctgggctgcaGACCGGTACCCATCCACAGCCTGTTAGGAAtcgggctgcacagcaggaggggaGCAGTGGGCCAGTGAGGATTAtggcctgagctccgcctcctgtc
Above is a window of Macaca thibetana thibetana isolate TM-01 chromosome 2, ASM2454274v1, whole genome shotgun sequence DNA encoding:
- the CSTA gene encoding cystatin-A, producing the protein MIPGGLSEAKPATPEIQEIVDKVKPQLEEKTNQSYEKLEAVEYKTQVVAGINYYIKVRAGDNHYMHLKVFKSLPGQNEDLVLTGYQADKNKDDELTGF